The Phaseolus vulgaris cultivar G19833 chromosome 10, P. vulgaris v2.0, whole genome shotgun sequence DNA window GGATGTGGCCTAGAAAATTGGGccagaaaattagaaaaagtgAGGTGCGGTGTGTAAATTAAATAAGGGTTGCAGAAAGTAAAAAATTTGGTAAGGATATTGGgccagaaaataagaaaaagtgaGGTGGGGTGTGTAAATTAAATAAGGGCTGCAGAGAGTAAAAAAATTGGGCAACATTAAATGAAATTACAATTTATGAATTATGATGTTTATATGTATGCATTAAATGAAATTACGATGTATGTATTACGATGTATGAATGAGGACGTATgaattattgttttatatttagcttGAACATTATTGTATCCTATTCTTCTAGTATTTATACTAAGTATATTCTTATACTAACACGATAATTAGTTACATAAATtagtataaattaaatatttaacatactaagtttaaataataaagttCATATGTGAGATATGCAGTGCATTGGACACTGATATCCACATGATTCATGTATTAGATCGTGTGTAGGGTAAAAGTGTAGGATTAGGTGTTGATACTTCCTGATGAACGTGCAGAAAAATGGACCGAGATTGGATGTATGAAATGCTTGATTCTTTAAGAAGATTGAGACAACCCTTCATAAATGGCGTTCATCATTTTGTTTCTAAGGCAATGAATCAAGTTTCATACATACCAGATGGAGGGGTAAGGTGTCCGTGTGTGAAATGTTGCTGTGAGAAAATTCTCAAACCTTCTCATGTTAGGAGTCATCTCCTTCAACATGGATTTCAACCAAACTACAAGGTATGGATTTATCACAAGAAGTAAGGACAAATGAGATTAACTTAAACATTGCATCTACCATTTTTGATAACATTAGGCGTGATGATGACTTTGGGTCATTATCCAAAATGGTTAACAATGCATATATGCAAGAAAGTGACCTAAGAACTCGTTATGTCAATGTTATCGAGGATGTAGAAGAACAACCTAATGCTAAAGCACAAAAGTTTTATGATATGTTAGCATCTACTCATCAAGCCATTTATGATGGAGCAACTGAGTCTAAATTATCAATAGCCATAAGGCTTTTTGGCGCTAGAACCAATTGGCACACAAGTGAAAAATGTTTAGATTATTTCATTGAAATGTTACTTGATGTAGCTCCAATAGAGAATTGCATACCCAAGACTTATTATGAAGCAAAAAAGTTGTCTCTACTCTTGGCTTGAAGGCTATCAAGATTGATTGTTGTGAGGTTGGATGCATGTTGTATTACAAGGACGACTTCGAATTAAATGATTGCAAATTTTGTGGTCTTCCCAGGTACCTTCCTCCAAAGGGTCAGATCAAAACATACAAAAGAGTGCCGATAAAAAGAATGTTTTATTTGCCTATCATACCACCATTACAAAGACTATATACGTCAATGGAGTCAGCACGACAAATGTGATGGCATTATGAAAAATAACTAATGATGATGTTTTGCGACATCCATCTGATGGGAAAGCTTGGAAACACTTTGATAGTGTATATCTTGAATTTGTAGCTGAACCCCGTAATGTAAGGTTGTGTTGTGTTCGGATGGATTCACTCCTTATATCCAAGCTTCGACATCACCATATTCTTGTTGGCCGGTATTTGTCACTCCTTATGACCTACCTCCTGAAATGTGTATGACGAAGCCGTACATGTTTCTAAGTTGTCTTGTACCTGGTCCTACCAACCTAACAAAGAAAATAGATGTATACTTGCAACCATTAATTGATGACCTCCAAAAATTGTGGAGTGAGGGTGTTTTCATCAAAAGAAAATTTTGTCATGCGAGCTTGTTTGATGTGGACAATTAATGATTTTCCAGCATATGCAATGTTGTCTGGGTGGGGGACTAAAGGGAAATTAGCCTGTCCTTATTGTATGGAGGACACAAGAGCCTTCACTCTTAAGCATGGTGATAAAAGTTCTTGGTTTGATTGTCATTGACGGTTTTTGCCAACCAATCATCCTTTCAGGAGAAGTCAGAGGAGATTTCTTAAAAATCGAGTTGAAATAGATGGCCCACCTTATGCCTTAAACGGAAATGAATTATGGGAGATTCTTCGTGAGTTTCCAAAAGTGACAGATGGTCTATTTGAATCTTTGTCTGGGTATGGACAATATCATAATTGGAACAAAAGGGCAATATTTTGGAATTTGCCATATTGGAAGGAAAATTTGTTAAGGCACAACCTTGATGTTATGCACATAGAAAAAAACTTTTTTGATAATGTCTTCAACACTGTATTGGACGttaagaacaaaacaaaagacaATCACAAGGCGAGAATGGATGTTGCTGAATTGTGTGTTCGTGGAGACTTGGAGTTGGTTCAATTACAAAATGGAAAGTTAGGAAAGCCAAAAGCCAACTACACATTCTCAAAGAAATATGCTAAGTCAATTTACAAAATGGATCACGGAGTTGAAGATGCCAGATGGTTATGCCTCCAACATTGCAAGGTGTGCAAACGAAGACAAGGGAAGTATGCATGGCATGAAAAGTCAGGACTGTTACGTTTTCATGGAGTGTTTACTCCCAATATGTTTTCGGTCATTGCCAGAGTTTGTGTGGAGTGCCCTTGCTGAATTAAGTCGATTCTTTAAAGATTTATGTTCTAATATATTGAGGATGAATGATCTTTTCagaatgaaagaaaacataCCAATCATCTTAAGTAAGTTAGAACGAATATTTCCACCAGCTTTCTTTGATTCAATGGAACACCTTCTCGTTCATCTTCCTATGCAAGCAATACTTGGTGGTTATGTTCAGTATCATTGGATGTATCCCTTTGAAAGGTAAAcattatgttaattattttaatgtttaagaACATGTGCAACTTATAATAATTACTACTTTGCTTTACGATGATAGGAGATGCAAAGAAATCGGTGGGTAATTTGGCACAAGTAGAAGGATCAATATGTGCATTCTACCTACATCGTGAGATAACATATTTTTGCTCTCATTATTTCAAATGTGTCAGCTTGTTAAATAGAAGTTTGAGAAATGATCCTCGAACATTTATAAATGAGGAAGACCCGCACACATTGTCGGTTTTGAATAAATGTGGACGCCCTAGTGGTTCTTGCCAGGACTATTGGTTAAGTGATAAACAACATCGTTCTGCCCATGTTCATGTCCTCGTCAATTGCGATGAGGTCAAACCATTTCTTGAGTAAGTTTAATTGTACATgatttgaattaaattattgTAGGTTGTGTAATTCGCTAATTAATTCTCATCAATATTTAAAGATTGTTCTTACAAGTGTACTCAATCAACGAGGAAGATGCTTCGACAGTCATACATGCTAATTTTCCCGAATGGTTCAAGAGCTACGTAAGTGTAACCTAAATCCAGATGTGCTTCTTATTAAATCacattttcataaataaatgtaaTGTTTTCTTATCACTAAAATATAGGTTCACAATGAAAGGAATGTAATAAACCCAAACTTGAAGGGACTTTCTTGGGGACCTAATTCAAAGACAACATCATGGAACATCTACTTCGTTAATGGATATAAATTTCATACAAAGGCATGGGCTGATGGTAAGAAAACAACAAATAGTGGGTTGTATGTTAAAGGTGTCACTGACAGAGGAGAAGATGACTTTTATGGTACAATTCATCATATATATGAATTGGAGTATGTTGCTCTCAATAAGAAGATCCCACTTTTCTATTGTGAATGGTTTGATCCTACAATTAATGTTGGGACTAAATTTCATTTACAATATAATTTAGTTGAAATCAAGTTAAGTGGCAGATATGGACCCTATGATCCATTCATTCTTCCGCAGAAGGTCAAATAAGTTTATTATCTCACTTATCCAAACATATGTAAAAACCTTCGTGGGTGGTGTGTTCCAATTAAAACAAAACCTCGAAGATATGTGCAAGTTGACAACATCAACGATGAATTGCCGTATCAAGCTGAAGAGACGTCTAATGTGTTACCAGTTACAAGAATTGAAGATTTACAATGTTTAGCTGACACATCTAATGTTGAAGTAGTTGATGATGAATTGTCGTATCAAGCTGAAGAGACGTCTAATGTGTTACCAGTTACAAGAATTGAACATTTACAATGTTTAGCTGACACATCTAATGTCGAAGTAGTTGATGACGATGATAATATTGAAGCACGTAATGATGACGATGATGAAGATGTTGACCTCTTAAATGAAGATTATTCGGAACATGACATTCACAATGACGATTCAGATTTTGATAACAATGAAGACTAATGTATATTACTTGTAATcaattataaacaaaacatGTGATCATTACatatttatactaatattatGAACGGATAATTTTTCAGGAAAAATGGTTTGGACTAGAGGGAGGGATGGTAGGATTGTTAGGCGTGGGCAGTCGAGACGTGGAGTTTCTACATCGATGCACGGTGAGCTAGCTATAGACCTGGGAAACATCCCTTATTCTGGTATTTTACCATCGTCTGATCCTGGTAGTCCACATATTTCATCCCATTCCTCGACACCATCTTCTAGCCCGTCTTCCTCCATCCCCTCGTCCTCTGGGCATGGAGAATTTCGGCATGCTTATCCACACCCCACTATATCACCTCATCACAAACATATTTCATCATCTTCACACCCTTTTAGTATTCCAGTACCACCAGGGCCATCATGCTTTGTTCTGACTTACCATCAGAGTGTCCCTACACCACTCCACCAGActtggagttttccactccaGCCTACCCGTGGTACATTTGTGCAGGCCACCCCTGGTacttttaacattttatatttatattttaacttttaactttttttatatttatattttaattttctaacattttcaTTTCATAATGATTTGCGTAGGAAAACTATCATGAGCGCTTGAAGGCCCTTCAAGCAAATAGTTCTCAGGACTCTAACACTGATGTCCACCAACTTGATCCTGCAACTAAGCTTCAAACATGGAAGGAAGCTGCCGGAGAAAAGAGTAGAGGTCGGGTGTATGGTACGAAAGACTTAGCTGCTAACTTCCGCAAAGGAGTTTCTTCTCTCAATCAAGCCTCCGCTTCCGGCACTTCACAATCTGGGCATGTGATTGAAAATGAAATGCTTCATGCTGAACTTAGTATGTGGAGTCAGAAGTATGCACACTTGGAGGATGAGCTGAAGGTTATAAAAGATAAACTTATCTTAATGGAACGTGACAAAATTGCTTCAAATAGCATAACACAATTTGATCATGAGTATGATCAGAGTAGGATGATCAACCTGTTCCTTAAAGTGTATCCTATATtgtaagtttaactatttgacatttttattatatatatgtattttaattatttcatttatttatttatatttttttacaggtTTATCACATCACTATGGGATTCATTTTGGTACTTTTagttaaatttgtaaagtacaattttaattgtaatatttattttaaatattcatatcATTTTGAATATTTGAATTGATCAAAGATTTTGTTTAACTATTTGTACTTTGGATGTGTTTGTGGATTTGGATGTGTTTATGGATGTATTGTGAATGATAGTAATTTGTCTGAATGTGATTTGGTTGGTATTTATTCTTCACAGGTATTCTGGCTATTTACATGTAAATTgactagaaaacaaaataaattgttttttttttcttccctttATGCGTCGGTCACTAGCCCAcgctagttttttttttcaaaatttgggTCGGCTTTTGCGTGGGCCAAGCCCACGCAACATctgatatatttatatatatattttaaaactttcgtCGGCCAAGCCGACGCATaagtgaaatttaaattatgcgTCGGTTTGGCCCACGCATAAGCCGCCGCATATGCGTCGCGTGTTGCGTCCGTTTTGGGTGGACTTGGCCCACGCAAGATGCGTCCATCTTTATGGCCCACGCTAGTTTCCATCTGCTTCCAAGTTTTTTTCGTCAGAAGTGGAGCGGACGATAATCCGACGCATAAGCGTCCGTTTTTTAACTTTTGCGTCCGTTTTTGGCCTACGCAAAATGgttgttttcttgtagtggtaggAGAGTGGGtagattcaatttgacaatggCAGCTTAGATGGAGGAGAGCCATATTCGAGTGGAAATCCTtacaagaagaagaaatgatAAAGCTTATCTCCAGATATGGGGAGGTGATGTCACTGGAGAATTCTCTGTGAAATCAACTTACAAATGCTTAGTACCTTGTGCCATAGGGGTTCAATCGAGCATTTTCTACCAGTTGTGGCAGGCTAAAGCATTTTCTAATGCTTTGGTAAGGATTTTGTTGGATAAAATACCAATAAGAACCAACTTAATCAAAAGAGGGGTGATAAAGGTTATCAAACTCTAGGGTTAACTCATAAACCCTTACGATTTTAAGAGTCAAGTGAAGGTTGGCGAGTCAACTCGGGAGCAAACTCGTTTTTGAGTAAACCCGAAGTTGACTCGGTCAAACTCGGCCAAACTCGCGAGTTTAGGGCCGAGTCACCGAGTTGCGTAAAATGGCCCAAAACTGTGCGTTTAGGTTAGATTTTTAGGGTTTTACTTACCTGGTTCACGATCTCATCCTCTTCACTGCCGTCATCGTCGTTCTTGTCGCGCCGCTCGTCTTCGTTCTCGTCGCGCCGCTAGTCATCGTTCTCGTTGCGCCGCTGAACGTCGCTCTGCACTGCATCGCGCCGCGTCACTCCTTGCACTGTCGCGATCCTCTTCCCATTGTGTTGTTCGTGAAGCAATTCGTAGGTAAGTCTTGTTGCTGCGGTGAGGACAAATTGGAGTAGggtttttaaaattagggttgtTACTGCTCTGGACAGATTAGGTTTTTGTTTAATTAGggtttaaaattagggtttttacTACAGATTGGCTAATTGATAGTAAGATGTCTGGAACTAGTTCAAATTCAACATTTTCGATGGCACCAAGAAGTAAGAATGCTGTAGGAAATAGAACAGATATTGGATGGAAGCATGGAACCGATGCATCAGGGAACGGAAAAAAAGTGAAATGTAATTACTgctcaaaaatatttaatggaggaattttcagattcaaacaccaTCTTGCCGGAACAAGATATGACTCTGAACCTTGTGTATCAGTCCCAGAAGAAATCAAAGTTTAAATGTTGAAAGTTGTCTCAGAAGCTAAAGATGCCTCattgaagaaaaaaaggttGAATAGTTTTGGACAAACTGATGGTGAGGAGGAAGTTAGTGAAAGTATTTCTAGCAAGATGTTTAAAAGTAAATCTTCATCTTCTGATGGTGTTCAAGCTACTCTGAATAAAATGTACAAGAGAGGTGATAAATAAAAGGTTGATGCTCAAATTGCTGAATTTTTCTACACAAGTGCTATCCCATTCAATGTTATTAGAAATCCAGCTTTTGCAAAGATGTGTGACATGATTGGTAGATATGGTATTGGCTATAAACCTCCAACATATCATGATATTAGATAGAAGCTTCTAAAACAAGCCGTGGACAAAACTGATATAGAACTTGAAGAGTATAAGGATGAATGGAAGAGAACAGGTTGTACCATTATGTCTGATGGATGGACAAACAAAAAAAGACGttcaatttgtaattttttggtGAACAGTCCTAAAGGAATTGTGTTTCTATATTCATTAGATACCTCTGATATCTCAAAAACTGCagaaaaagtatttaaaatgtTGGATGATGCGGTAGAATTTGTTGGTGAGAAAAATGTACTACAGGTAGTTACTGATAATGCTGCAAATTTCAAAGCTGGTGGAGAGCTGTTGATGCAAAAAAGGGAGCACTTATATTGGACTCCATGTGCTGCCCATtgtattgatttaatttttgaaGATTTTGAGAAGCAATTAAAGGTCCATGAAACTACTATCAAGAAGGGAAGAAGGATCACTACCTACATTTATGGTAGAGCAATGCTAATTACCATTTTGTAAAAGTTTACAAATGGAAGGGACTTGATAAGGCCTGGAATGACTAGATTTGCCACAACATACTTGAGTCTAGCTTGTTTGTATGAAATGAAAACATCATTGATGACCATGTTTAACTCTGAAGAATGGAAAACAAGCAAGTTTGGAACTTCTCAAGAAGGAAGAAAAGTTCAAAATGTGGTATTAGATAGTCGATTTTGGAAGAATGTAAGTATATGCTTAAAAGTTGTTGTCCCTCTTATCGTTGTCCTTCGATTGGTAGATTCAGATGTAACCGCAATGGGATTTATATATGAGGAGATGGATTGCGCCAAAGAGAAGATTAAAAGCAACTTTAATAATATCAAGAAAAGGTAACATTTCTAGGTTTCttccattttaaatttaaatacttatttatttgtGTAATTATTTCTAAGttctaacataacataattggTATGTAGTTATGAACCTGTTTGGAAAATCATTGATCAGAGGTAGAATAATCAGCTTCATAGGCCTTTGCATGCAGCTGCCTATTACCTAAACCCCCAATTACACTATCAACCAAACTTTAGAAATGATGATGCCGAGGTGAAGGAGGGGTTGTACATGTGCATGAGAAGATTGGTTAATGACGTTGcaaaaagaacaaaaatcaatttgcaACTTACTGATTTTCACCATGCAAGAGGAATATTTTCTTTGGAAGATGCAAAGATGGGTAGGAAAGGTATGTTACCTACAGATTGGTGGGAGATGTTTGAGGATAGAACTCCAGAACTAAAGAGGTTTGCTGTTCGAGTTTTGAGTTTAACTTgtagttct harbors:
- the LOC137817248 gene encoding uncharacterized protein; its protein translation is MLKVVSEAKDASLKKKRLNSFGQTDGEEEVSESISSKMFKSKSSSSDGVQATLNKMYKREKVFKMLDDAVEFVGEKNVLQVVTDNAANFKAGGELLMQKREHLYWTPCAAHCIDLIFEDFEKQLKFTNGRDLIRPGMTRFATTYLSLACLYEMKTSLMTMFNSEEWKTSKFGTSQEGRKVQNVVLDSRFWKNVSICLKVVVPLIVVLRLVDSDVTAMGFIYEEMDCAKEKIKSNFNNIKKSYEPVWKIIDQRNDDAEVKEGLYMCMRRLVNDVAKRTKINLQLTDFHHARGIFSLEDAKMGRKGMLPTDWWEMFEDRTPELKRFAVRVLSLTCSSSGCERNWSSFEMLRNKQIRRSVALPFEDINEWITEEGDNVVEVEQTQLENDGVNVDLAGGTSLNDSILDAADFDNIVFDDDVDGDEDDEHGDDEDGDDHEDLRDDFLLRGLDE